DNA sequence from the Oceanispirochaeta sp. M1 genome:
GTATGTAAACGAGTAAGAAAAACACTTCATCAATGGAGTATGATCCACTTCATATACTTCGACCTCTAATTTCCCCTTTTTTCCAATATGATTCCAGCTAGGGTAATAATCATATTCATTATCTGGAATACCCATCAACAGAAGAAGATCCTTGACTGTTGTAAGTGGAAATACGATGGAGCACTTTATTTTCATAATATTTAAACAATAGGACACAAGCATAGGAAGACTGCCGGCATGATCTGCATGAAGATGGGTTACAAAGATAGTCACAGTTTGAGTATTCTTGAAGTCATCAAGCTGTATTACATTCTGAAAAGATGTAAAACCACAGTCTATCAGATAGAAATTGTCTTCAATAGTAAAATACGCATTTGTGTTGTTCATTTGGGGGTTATATCCACTCCCGCAACCTAAAAATTTCAGATTTATCATTTATTTAATCCCTGAACTTACAAAACTATTAATAAATTGTTTCTGATAGATTAAAAAAGCTAAAAGAAGGGGAAGTATAATAATAAAGGTAGCCGCAGTTACATTA
Encoded proteins:
- a CDS encoding MBL fold metallo-hydrolase, producing MNNTNAYFTIEDNFYLIDCGFTSFQNVIQLDDFKNTQTVTIFVTHLHADHAGSLPMLVSYCLNIMKIKCSIVFPLTTVKDLLLLMGIPDNEYDYYPSWNHIGKKGKLEVEVYEVDHTPLMKCFSYSFTYEKSTFYISGDSATIPEKVIFQFKEGEIDRIYQDTMSGKGLHPSHGTLQMLDSIFTPDLRNRVFCTHYNKDFRSTIREHGYGIIYEYSKN